From Pseudodesulfovibrio alkaliphilus:
ATTGGCACTGTGCTACAAAAAATGAGTTATTTACTGTTTAAAGTAAAATTATTCTTTAAAGCGTTTGTAAAAGCTCTTTTGAAACTGTTGGTCGCTCAGTAAATACAGCCCAACAGCATGAATTAAGCTAATGTCTTAATTTGTCACTGTATGAAAGCATGGTTCTATCAGTTTCAAATGTTTTTGGAACAACGGAGGAACCAAAACGATTGTTCTTTTGTGCGGCCATTTTTTTTTGATTTTCTTTTGCTAGATAAGATACTCTTTTAAAACATTTTTTGAATTCAACCCCTTCTCGCTCACTCCTTTTCAGCATGTAACTAGATACACCTTTTTCATTTTTATATTTGTTACATCTATCACCTATGCCTTCATATCCATCTGAGTGCCTTGATATAAACGCTATCCACTCATTAAATATATCACTTTGCAATCTATATGCGCTTTGATACTTAGAGCCATCGACACATATGAAGAGATGATAATGAGACTTGCGCGTCGATGATTCTTCTTTTACCCAGAAATATTTCCAAAATATGTTTTTTCGCTGTTGTTTCTTTGTGTAAAAAGACAAGAATTGCCTTAGAATTTTATTGTCTTTTAATATGTTGTGATTTTCATTATGCTTTGATCGTGCATTTAGATCAATTCGAAATAACAGAATCTTCGAGCGTTTAGACAAGCAGTAGTGGATAAGTCTATATGAACGCTCTAGAATGTGCTCGTAACAGCCAGAGTTACGAGTGTCTATTGGGAGGTTGTTCCAACTCTCGTAAGTTACTTTCCGTTTTATTAGCTTTGGCATTATACACTCCAAGTCAAGAGCTAGATATGAGTTCTAAAGTAGCCCCATTAGATAATACTATAATACCCGCTGAAATTACAGAAGCAGGCGATTGAAAACCATTCTCATTTGCGGGCTTTCACTCCCAAAGAGTTCAAAAGAGGTTGACTGACTTAGGGGCATGTTTTCATCTTATTTTTTAGCATGTTAATTATATTTTTTGTATTTTAACAATCATAATTTTCTCTTTAAGGCTTACATATCCCGCAAGGTTTGAATCCTGCCTGAATTGCTTCCTGCCTATTCTGGAAAAGCTCTGTGCAGTTTTTGCAATTGAAGTACCTACATCCTTGATCGTGAAAGACTCGCGACTTGTTGTTGCCGTGAAAATACACACTGCGCACACCCTCTGAACACCCTTAAGAACACGTGTATTGCCCCCTGTGAGGCATCCTGAGTCGAAAAAAGTACCACATAGCTCAAAGGGGGTAAAATGCGTTCTAGGGGCTACAGTTATTAGTATATATGGCAAGATCATTGAAAGTTGTTGCGGCTCTAGCGTTAATTATTGATTTGGGAACTTTGTAGAAATATCTGCCTGTGAAGAGGCAGAGGTTTCAAGCGATGATTTCAAATACCCATTGTAAATCAGCTTAGCCAATCTTCTTAAGCGTTCGAATCAAACCATCTTGGTCATACAGTTGCAAATTCCCTTCGCTGTCAATAAAATACATTTCACCAAATTCGCTAAACTGGTTTTCGAACAATTGTTTGCACTTAGTATCTTGCACAATACAAAATCGATACCCCTTACTATGCGAAGGATTAACAGCAAGAATAAATTTTGAATCTTCTTTTTTAAGCGTGTATGTTGCCCCCTCTTGAATTTCATCAATCCACGATCCTAGATCATCAGCAGCGAGATTAATTTGTTTTTTAAGCAAGGCTTCATTTGTAATAGTTAATCCTAACTCAACCTGCAAGTGAGGATTGAATATCCCTACAGCCCAAGCATCATCTGTAGTTGGATGTTGACTAGGGAGATAAAAGCTAAAGTGAGAAAAAATACATTTTTTCCCTTTTAGCTTGTGAAGCGACTCGCATATCTTCGAAATTTTATCT
This genomic window contains:
- a CDS encoding YagK/YfjJ domain-containing protein, whose amino-acid sequence is MPKLIKRKVTYESWNNLPIDTRNSGCYEHILERSYRLIHYCLSKRSKILLFRIDLNARSKHNENHNILKDNKILRQFLSFYTKKQQRKNIFWKYFWVKEESSTRKSHYHLFICVDGSKYQSAYRLQSDIFNEWIAFISRHSDGYEGIGDRCNKYKNEKGVSSYMLKRSEREGVEFKKCFKRVSYLAKENQKKMAAQKNNRFGSSVVPKTFETDRTMLSYSDKLRH
- a CDS encoding Ada metal-binding domain-containing protein — encoded protein: MRSVYFHGNNKSRVFHDQGCRYFNCKNCTELFQNRQEAIQAGFKPCGICKP